The following proteins are encoded in a genomic region of Notolabrus celidotus isolate fNotCel1 chromosome 19, fNotCel1.pri, whole genome shotgun sequence:
- the m17 gene encoding IL-6 subfamily cytokine M17 isoform X1, translating into MNGHVKSMHFGQFMEPVTTLLSLLLLMAVDSTRIVAASRNQQCGNSLQQTLKLTRLIQKESVDLIKTYKASQGEMSELLCKVSVPIVPDPKISGMDTSEKIVSIYTHLQAFLPHLKRVYEQQTDLQLPTSPVLDGLTRVSAHSRNLAALINIFYQSLFPNVPIQEPAGGPTALPPPQNVFQQKVYGCVVLKTYKELLANVSKELRTLKNNKCKRI; encoded by the exons ATGAATGGTCATGTAAAGAGTATGCATTTTGGACAGTTTATGGAACCAGTAACAA CAttactctctctgctgctgcttatgGCTGTTGATTCAACACGGATTGTGGCGGCGAGCAGAAACCAGCAGTGTGGGAATTCTCTGCAACAGACTCTTAAGCTTACAAGACTCATACAGAAGGAATCTGTTGACTTAATCAAAACATAT AAAGCCTCTCAAGGAGAAATGTCAGAGCTTCTCTGCAAGGTGTCTGTCCCCATCGTCCCTGACCCCAAAATCTCCGGCATGGATACCTCAGAGAAAATAGTGAGCATCTACACACACCTCCAGGCCTTCCTCCCACATTTGAAACGCGTGTACGAGCAGCAGACGGACTTACAGTTGCCCACCAGCCCGGTGCTGGACGGGCTGACCCGTGTCAGCGCTCACAGCAGAAACCTGGCTGCTCTCATAAACATCTTCTATCAGAGTCTCTTCCCGAATGTTCCCATACAGGAGCCGGCAGGGGGGCCGACAGCACTACCTCCACCTCAGAACGTGTTCCAGCAGAAGGTCTATGGATGTGTGGTGCTGAAAACATACAAAGAGCTCTTAGCAAATGTTTCCAAAGAGCTGAGGactctgaaaaacaacaagTGCAAGAGGATATAA
- the m17 gene encoding IL-6 subfamily cytokine M17 isoform X2, which yields MAVDSTRIVAASRNQQCGNSLQQTLKLTRLIQKESVDLIKTYKASQGEMSELLCKVSVPIVPDPKISGMDTSEKIVSIYTHLQAFLPHLKRVYEQQTDLQLPTSPVLDGLTRVSAHSRNLAALINIFYQSLFPNVPIQEPAGGPTALPPPQNVFQQKVYGCVVLKTYKELLANVSKELRTLKNNKCKRI from the exons atgGCTGTTGATTCAACACGGATTGTGGCGGCGAGCAGAAACCAGCAGTGTGGGAATTCTCTGCAACAGACTCTTAAGCTTACAAGACTCATACAGAAGGAATCTGTTGACTTAATCAAAACATAT AAAGCCTCTCAAGGAGAAATGTCAGAGCTTCTCTGCAAGGTGTCTGTCCCCATCGTCCCTGACCCCAAAATCTCCGGCATGGATACCTCAGAGAAAATAGTGAGCATCTACACACACCTCCAGGCCTTCCTCCCACATTTGAAACGCGTGTACGAGCAGCAGACGGACTTACAGTTGCCCACCAGCCCGGTGCTGGACGGGCTGACCCGTGTCAGCGCTCACAGCAGAAACCTGGCTGCTCTCATAAACATCTTCTATCAGAGTCTCTTCCCGAATGTTCCCATACAGGAGCCGGCAGGGGGGCCGACAGCACTACCTCCACCTCAGAACGTGTTCCAGCAGAAGGTCTATGGATGTGTGGTGCTGAAAACATACAAAGAGCTCTTAGCAAATGTTTCCAAAGAGCTGAGGactctgaaaaacaacaagTGCAAGAGGATATAA
- the taok3b gene encoding LOW QUALITY PROTEIN: serine/threonine-protein kinase TAO3 (The sequence of the model RefSeq protein was modified relative to this genomic sequence to represent the inferred CDS: inserted 1 base in 1 codon; substituted 1 base at 1 genomic stop codon) — protein MVKQGIKDAFKAGCVLHSGRFGNNSSSSRIGKCGGPGKHPAPLSPPFPPPLQDHACVRDEAVHRDTRPELRPTSHKSRSLDCKTCEHIATIKSASLVIRXIQEHEQDFELREQMSGYKRMRRQHQKQLIALENRLKAEMDEHRLRLQKELETHANNTYIELERLAKRHAAQVDKEMKSSAAEERRIQQQIVAQQKKELTSFLETQKKEYRLCRDKIKEEMGEEPCTPKEEKQERLSRHKETMQRSQAEEEAHLLAQQRLVYDRSCRALKRRSLIRRHEFEQEQLREELNKKRTQKEMEHALMIRQDESTQDMEHRQLQXAQKLRIELMRLQHQTELENQEELQQPRAERATQETHSGAAAEPRNLKALEMQIKKQFQDTCKVQNKQYKALRNHQLEVSPKGDHKNILRSLKEEQTRKLAILAEQYEQSINEMMASQAMRLDAEQETECLALKQQLKQEMELLDAYQKKTQSQMETQHEREQQKLEQKISIRRAHLEQKIEEELAALQKERTEKIKHLLERQDREMNTFDSESRSLGFGSLGSLDFPKEDNR, from the exons ATGGTGAAA CAGGGGATCAAGGATGCATTTAAAGCTGGATGTGTGCTGCATTCAGGGAGATTCGGCAATAACAGCAGCTCTAGCAGAATCGGCAAGTGCGGAGGGCCTGGGAAGCACCCAGCCCCACtatctcctccttttcctcccccCCTGCAGGACCATGCTTGCGTGAGGGATGAGGCTGTGCACAGGGACACCAGGCCAGAGCTGCGGCCTACTTCTCATAAGAGCCGGTCTCTCGACTGCAAGACCTGTGAACACATTGCCACCATCAAATCAGCATCTTTG GTCATCAGGTAGATCCAGGAGCATGAGCAGGACTTTGAGCTGCGGGAGCAGATGTCTGGGTATAAGCGCATGCGGCGGCAGCACCAGAAGCAGCTGATCGCCCTGGAGAACAGGCTAAAGGCTGAGATGGATGAGCACAGGCTCCGGCTGCAGAAGGAATTAGAGACACATGCGAACAACACTTACATTGAGCTGGAACGACTGGCCAAACGACACGCTGCTCAAGTTGACAAAGAG ATGAAGTCATCAGcagcagaagagaggaggatCCAGCAACAGATTGTTGCTCAGCAAAAGAAAGAGCTGACTTCTTTCTTGGAGACTCAGAAAAAGGAGTACAGGCTTTGCAGAGATAAGATCAAGGAG GAGATGGGTGAAGAGCCTTGTACACCTAAGGAGGAAAAACAGGAGCGTCTGTCCAGGCACAAAGAAACAATGCAGCGCTCTCaggcggaggaggaggctcACCTGCTGGCCCAGCAGAGGCTGGTGTATGACCGGAGCTGCAGGGCCCTCAAACGCCGGAGTCTGATCAGGAGGCACGAGTTTGAACAGGAGCAACTAAGAGAG gaactgaacaagaagaggaCCCAAAAAGAGATGGAGCACGCACTAATGATCCGACAGGACGAGTCCACGCAGGACATGGAGCACAGGCAGCTGC ATGCGCAGAAGCTGCGGATTGAGCTCATGCGGCTGCAGCACCAGACAGAGCTGGAGAACCAGGAGGAGTTACAACAGCCGCGGGCAGAGAGAgctacacaggaaacacactctGGAGCAGCGGCAGAGCCCAGAAACCTTAAG GCTCTGGAGatgcaaataaagaaacaattcCAGGACACCTGTAAGGTACAGAACAAACAGTACAAGGCTCTGAGGAACCATCAGCTCGAGGTCTCTCCCAAAGGCGACCACAAGAATATCCTGAGGAGCCTCAAAGAGGAGCAGACGCGCAAGCTGGCTATCTTGGCGGAGCAGTACGAGCAGAGCATCAACGAGATGATGGCCTCACAAGCG ATGCGATTAGATGCTGAGCAGGAAACAGAGTGCCTGGCTCTGAAGCAGCAGCTGAAGCAGGAGATGGAGCTCCTGGATGCCTACCAGAAAAAAACCCAGTCACAGATGGAGACCCAACACGAGCGAGAGCAGCAGAAACTCGAGCAGAAGATCTCCATACGCAGAGCGCACCTTGAACAGAAG ATTGAAGAGGAACTGGCGGCCCTTCAGAAGGAGCGTACTGAAAAGATAAAGCACTTGTTGGAGCGTCAGGACAGAGAAATGAACACTTTTGACAGTGAAAGTAGAAGCCTGGGCTTCGGCAGCCTGGGGTCTCTGGACTTCCCCAAAGAAGACAACAGATGA
- the LOC117831284 gene encoding heat shock protein beta-1-like, with the protein MGDQNKILSRPIFRRDVRWDPFPNWTQPTSRIFAQDFGLPPFLDSSDLDWLDFAKRRLAAFSWPGYAQTPLLPPLSSQNPAAVNPKGVRQLTGGVSEIRTGQDSWRINLDVNHFSPEEITITTKDGYLQISGNHEERQDEHGSVARCFTRKYKLPQGVDLQHISSSLSSEGVLSVEAPTPGTSVSDTTNELVIPVQTRQTQEGEK; encoded by the exons ATGGgcgaccaaaataaaatattatccCGTCCTATTTTCCGCCGGGATGTAAGATGGGACCCTTTCCCAAACTGGACTCAACCAACCAGCCGCATCTTCGCACAGGATTTTGGCCTGCCTCCCTTCCTGGACTCCTCTGATCTGGACTGGTTAGACTTCGCGAAGAGGAGGCTGGCGGCTTTCTCCTGGCCTGGGTACGCACAGACTCCTCTTCTGCCTCCGTTAAGCAGTCAGAACCCTGCAGCAGTGAATCCAAAGGGTGTGAGACAGCTGACAGGTGGAGTGTCAGAGATCCGAACAGGGCAAGACAGCTGGAGGATTAACCTGGATGTTAATCACTTCTCACCAGAGGAAATTACTATCACAACCAAGGATGGTTATCTGCAAATATCAG GGAACCATGAGGAAAGGCAGGATGAGCATGGATCAGTTGCAAGGTGCTTCACTCGGAAATACAA GCTGCCACAAGGAGTcgacctgcagcacatcagttCTTCTCTATCCAGTGAAGGAGTTCTGTCCGTAGAGGCCCCCACCCCTGGAACATCCGTCAGCGACACAACCAATGAGCTTGTCATACCAGTTCAGACCAGACAGACGCAGGAGGGTGAAAAGTGA
- the LOC117830780 gene encoding LOW QUALITY PROTEIN: sushi domain-containing protein 2-like (The sequence of the model RefSeq protein was modified relative to this genomic sequence to represent the inferred CDS: inserted 6 bases in 6 codons; deleted 5 bases in 3 codons; substituted 2 bases at 2 genomic stop codons), producing the protein MERLTIVLFVLLXSCSCGTFGQSCQDNCGENFASCSCYPTCVSLDTCCADYKEYCVDTVPYSGTILGGTDFMLLEASFDKSSAIVCRFNYNTNTLGYVDENGRGHCISPLLYETGWVPLQVSSDNGATFSRVGSWLSVHTGKLDSKFKAILVNSTKWQYYGTPGFGGSLGMTWTTSLVDAENVNIELWGYRETGEPYTDTWQGEWVYLYSLAKDYPNSGSFSFVPKPAEKDFSTWELGALRVSSSNHTDGIWNVHSAWTEDHALAWHLEEKFRLGSEVWALXKCLAWDKLETQLPNFLSEIIDCPCTLAQARADTGRFHTDYGCDIEKGSVCTYHPGSVHCVRAIQASPMYGAGQQCCYDSTGAQILTADSIGGSTPDRAHDWGSPPFNKPPRVPGESHWVYDVLSFYYCCLWSDNCNYYFKHRPSSDCRRYQSPSPAVVFGDPHFITFDGVSYSFNGKGEYTLVFSEKKXLTIQGRTEPVNGTSIKATKLSYVAMQESDSDVVEVRLVDGHSGLQVLQNHKXLSFTEQSWMDLHGVLCFSYVYKRDREMFPSGAGVEVRLREGTMMTTVLLPEEFKDSTLGLLGRMNGDPADDLTLSNWMLVQNSSNPEEVFTFGAGWAVLNESXLFTYDSPYLLEQYFSGPKHDHSFLPVXFIPESPDDPLADQTSEICTGEGSEFCRYDILVGSXSPNGRNATRVSFQSHVSLVQDLKQLVLYCAVISCGWLAPPKTGXKMDQVFTRSLVQLSCNEGDTLTGSPERGAEHGQWSGEETTCGNSRIAGIVAGSVIGALALILIITSIILHSKKQKRKAARSEEAEKIEAF; encoded by the exons ATGGAAAGACTGACAATAGTCTTATTTGTCCTTC GTTCATGTAGCTGTGGCACATTTG GACAGTCATGTCAAGATAACTGTGGGGAAAATTTTGCCTCATGCTCATGCTACCCAACGTGCGTATCTCTGGACACCTGCTGTGCGGACTACAAAGAGTACTGTGTGGATACCGTGCCATACTCTGGGACGATTCTGGGTGGGACAGACTTTATGCTTCTTGAAGCAAGTTTTGATAAGAGTTCGGCCATTGTATGCAG GTTCAACTATAACACCAATACTTTGGGGTACGTGGATGAAAATGGAAGAGGCCATTGTATCTCCCCACTGTTGTATGAAACAGGATGGGTTCCTTTGCAAGTCTCCTCCGATAACGGCGCAACATTTAGCAGAGTTGGATCCTGGCTCTCAG TTCACACTGGCAAGTTAGATTCTAAGTTTAAGGCCATACTGGTGAACTCAACGAAGTGGCAGTACTATGGTACACCTGGTTTCGGAGGCTCTCTGGGGATGACGTGGACTACCTCTCTGGTCGATGCTGAGAATGTCAACATAGAGCTGTGGGGTTACAGGGAGACAG GAGAGCCCTATACAGACACTTGGCAGGGTGAATGGGTCTATCTGTACTCACTTGCGAAGGATTATCCCAACAGTGGCTCTTTTAGCTTTGTGCCCAAACCAGCAGAAAAGGATTTTTCAACTTGGGAGCTAGGAGCTTTACGTGTCAGCTCCAGCAACCATACCGATGGCATATG GAACGTACACTCTGCATGGACTGAGGATCACGCTCTGGCCTGGCATCTGGAGGAGAAATTCAGGCTTGGCTCAGAAGTCTGGGCCC GAAAATGTTTGGCGTGGGACAAACTGGAAACTCAGCTGCCCAACTTCCTCAGCGAGATCATCGACTGCCCCTGCACTCTGGCTCAGGCTCGAGCTGACACAGGGAGGTTTCAT ACTGACTATGGCTGTGATATCGAGAAAGGAAGTGTGTGCACTTATCATCCGGGGAGTGTTCACTGTGTACGGGCCATACAAGCAAG CCCCATGTACGGAGCAGGACAGCAGTGTTGCTATGACAGCACCGGTGCTCAGATCCTCACAGCTGACTCGATTGGGGGCAGTACTCCAGACCGAGCACACGACTGGGGCTctcctccattcaacaaacctCCTCGAGTTCCTGGAGAGTCCCACTGGGTGTACGATGTCCTCAGCTTCTACTACTGCTGCCTCTGGTCCGACAACTGTAACTACTACTTCAAACACCGGCCGTCCAGCGACTGCAGGCGCTACCAGTCACCCAGCCCAG CCGTGGTGTTTGGAGATCCCCACTTCATAACATTTGATGGCGTCAGCTACTCCTTCAATGGAAAAGGAGAGTACACTTTGGTTTTCtcagaaaaga atctgaCGATCCAAGGAAGAACAGAACCTGTGAACG GAACCTCTATAAAGGCAACCAAGCTGTCGTATGTCGCCATGCAAGAATCAGACTCTGATGTTGTTGAGGTGCGGCTGGTCGATGGTCACAGTGGCCTCCAAGTTCTTCAGAATCACA CCCTCTCATTTACTGAGCAGAGCTGGATGGACCTGCATG gtgTGTTGTGTTTCTCCTACGTCTACAAACGTGACCGTGAGatgtttcct tccggagctggggtggaggtgcGACTGAGAGAGGGGACCATGATGaccactgtgctgctgcctgaaGAGTTCAAAGACTCTACTCTAGGGCTGTTGGGACGGATGAATGGTGACCCTGCTGATGACCTCACACTTAGCAATTGGATGCTTGTGCAGAACAGCAGCAATCCTGAGGAGGTGTTCACCTTTGGAGCAGGAT GGGCTGTCTTGAATGAAT GCTTGTTCACATATGACTCACCCTATCTTCTGGAGCAGTATTTCTCTGGTCCCAAACATGACCACAgttttcttccag ttttcatCCCTGAGAGTCCAGATGATCCATTAGCCGATCAGACATCAGAGATCTGCACTGGA GAGGGCTCAGAATTCTGCAG GTATGATATCCTGGTAGGGTCGTAGTCCCCAAATGGGAGAAATGCAACCAGAGTGTCTTTCCAAAGTCACGTTTCTCTTGTACAGGACTTAAAGCAG TTAGTGTTATATTGTGCAGTGATATCCTGTGGATGGCTGGCACCTCCGAAAACGGGATGAAAAATGGACCAGGTATTTACAAGGAGCCTGGTGCAGCTCTCCTGCAATGAGGGC GACACTCTGACAGGATCACCAGAGCGGGGTGCTGAACACGGCCAGTGGTCTGGAGAAGAGACCACCTGCGGGAATTCTC GTATCGCAGGAATTGTTGCCGGCTCAGTTATTGGAGCTCTCGCCTTGATTCTGATCATAACATCAATCATACTACACtccaaaaagcagaaaag aaaAGCAGCTCGTTCAGAGGAAGCTGAGAAAATTGAGGCCTTCTAA